The Neobacillus sp. OS1-2 genome includes a window with the following:
- a CDS encoding multidrug resistance efflux transporter family protein: protein MRPIITGIFAAFFFAFTFILNRSMELAGGSWIWSASLRYFFMVPFLFIVVIVRNNLKPLLQEMKQQPGAWLVWSSIGFGLFYAPICFSAAYAPGWLIAATWQITIISGSLLAPFFYETVMTDNGPSRIRGKIPFRGLGMSLIILLGIILMQVEQANHLSVIALSLGVLPVVVASFAYPLGNRKMMDVCGGRLNVFQRVLGMTLASMPFWIILSIYGLLYEGPPSLGQIGQSALVAISSGVIATILFFHATDLVRGDMQKLAAVEATQSMEVLFAVIGELLLLTSLMPSALSWAGMALVMVGMVLHSYYSNKVAKQKIQEVSTSKGL from the coding sequence ATGGAGCTTGCGGGGGGAAGTTGGATTTGGAGTGCCTCATTAAGGTATTTCTTTATGGTTCCCTTTTTATTCATAGTCGTGATCGTGAGGAACAATTTAAAACCATTGCTCCAGGAAATGAAACAGCAGCCAGGTGCCTGGTTAGTGTGGAGTTCGATTGGCTTCGGATTATTTTATGCGCCGATTTGCTTTTCGGCAGCATATGCCCCTGGCTGGTTGATTGCTGCCACATGGCAGATTACCATTATCTCCGGTTCACTGCTTGCGCCGTTTTTCTATGAAACGGTGATGACAGATAACGGCCCAAGCCGAATAAGGGGGAAAATTCCCTTTAGGGGATTAGGGATGTCTTTGATCATTTTACTTGGTATTATTTTGATGCAGGTAGAACAAGCCAATCATTTGTCGGTAATTGCCTTATCCTTAGGAGTATTACCGGTTGTTGTAGCCTCGTTTGCTTATCCATTAGGTAATCGAAAAATGATGGATGTATGTGGTGGGCGCCTGAACGTTTTTCAACGCGTATTAGGAATGACACTGGCGAGCATGCCCTTCTGGATCATTTTATCCATTTATGGGCTTCTGTATGAAGGCCCTCCTAGTTTAGGACAAATCGGCCAATCTGCACTGGTTGCGATATCTTCAGGGGTCATTGCAACCATTCTCTTCTTTCATGCGACAGATCTTGTAAGAGGGGATATGCAAAAGCTTGCTGCTGTGGAGGCAACCCAATCGATGGAAGTGTTATTCGCAGTAATCGGAGAATTACTCCTCTTGACATCATTAATGCCTTCAGCCCTATCTTGGGCTGGCATGGCATTGGTCATGGTTGGAATGGTCCTGCACAGCTATTATTCGAATAAAGTAGCGAAGCAAAAAATACAAGAAGTGAGTACATCGAAGGGGCTGTGA
- a CDS encoding DUF1657 domain-containing protein, protein MTVGTQVKQALAGLKSAQASFETFALATDNQNAKQLYQQAAQQTQTVLDSLEPRLQEIMAEEPQYNQ, encoded by the coding sequence ATGACTGTAGGAACACAAGTAAAACAAGCATTAGCCGGGTTAAAAAGTGCACAGGCCAGCTTTGAAACCTTTGCACTTGCAACCGATAACCAAAACGCCAAACAACTTTATCAACAGGCAGCCCAGCAAACGCAAACAGTTCTAGACAGCCTTGAACCACGCCTTCAAGAAATCATGGCTGAAGAACCTCAGTACAATCAATAA
- a CDS encoding DUF1657 domain-containing protein: MTIASNVKQCLSTIKGIESQLSSLALDSLDEEAKAVFHETSLLIGDVKKDLQYRVLELERHEPQYKGS; encoded by the coding sequence TTGACAATCGCTTCAAATGTCAAACAATGTCTTTCCACTATAAAGGGAATTGAATCCCAACTGTCCTCATTGGCATTAGATTCACTCGATGAGGAAGCAAAGGCAGTATTTCATGAAACAAGTTTACTCATAGGGGATGTAAAAAAGGATCTGCAATACCGGGTTTTAGAACTTGAACGCCATGAACCACAATATAAAGGTTCCTAA
- a CDS encoding DUF421 domain-containing protein gives MPGWIFIIFRSIIFLLLLFITTKILGKKQISELSFFEYVAGITIGSIAGEVVTGLEANVYHGILAIAVFGFSTFLSNYLSIKSKKFSDFVEGKGTVVIQDGKILENNLKKEKYTIDELSALLRQKNIFKVADVEFAVLEPRGNLSALLKKENQPLTPKDLQMKMPNEKEPQTIIMDGNIVDEALRCAGKGRGWLYTELEKLGVTLDNVFLGQVDSYGDITVDLYDDKIKVPAPAVRPLLLATLKKTQADLEIFSLETDCQKSKAMYKKNAAILQETIDKLSPYLNG, from the coding sequence ATGCCAGGTTGGATATTTATCATATTTCGCTCGATCATTTTCCTGCTGCTCTTATTTATTACTACAAAAATTCTTGGAAAAAAACAAATTTCTGAGCTCTCCTTTTTTGAGTATGTTGCAGGTATTACGATTGGAAGTATTGCCGGCGAGGTAGTTACTGGTCTTGAGGCAAACGTATATCACGGGATATTAGCAATAGCCGTATTTGGGTTTTCTACTTTTTTATCTAATTATTTATCGATAAAGAGTAAAAAGTTCAGTGATTTCGTGGAGGGTAAAGGGACTGTTGTCATCCAAGATGGGAAAATCTTAGAAAATAATTTAAAAAAGGAAAAGTATACAATTGACGAATTATCAGCCCTACTCCGTCAAAAGAATATCTTTAAAGTTGCTGACGTTGAATTTGCTGTATTGGAACCACGCGGCAATTTAAGTGCATTATTGAAAAAAGAAAACCAACCATTAACACCCAAAGATTTGCAAATGAAAATGCCCAACGAAAAAGAGCCGCAAACAATTATTATGGATGGGAATATCGTAGACGAAGCACTTAGATGTGCGGGAAAGGGCAGAGGCTGGCTTTACACCGAGTTAGAGAAACTTGGAGTGACCCTTGATAATGTATTTCTCGGTCAAGTGGATTCCTATGGAGATATTACCGTTGACCTTTATGATGATAAAATTAAAGTACCTGCCCCCGCTGTCCGTCCATTATTACTAGCAACCTTAAAAAAAACACAGGCAGACTTAGAAATATTTTCTCTTGAAACAGATTGTCAAAAATCAAAAGCTATGTATAAGAAAAATGCGGCGATCTTGCAGGAAACGATTGATAAATTATCTCCCTATCTAAATGGCTGA